In Vigna unguiculata cultivar IT97K-499-35 chromosome 3, ASM411807v1, whole genome shotgun sequence, a single genomic region encodes these proteins:
- the LOC114177424 gene encoding polygalacturonase QRT3 isoform X1, translating to MRFLAVCFVFLFLVLQVADTTCFAFSREKKLSEFRAKLDRKIQDLAATPLASPPASSETKRRGRVLYVSEYGADPSGNEESGDAILKAVEDAFGLQKGSEMVAGVNDLGGVVIDLEGGNYKISKPITFPSGGANIVVREGTLRASDKFPGDRHLVELRSSKSEEQGDGGIYYEDITFADILFDSSYRGGGLFIVDSARIRINNCFFLHFTTEGILVQKGHETFITDSFLGQHSTVGGDRDEKNFSGVAIDLASNDNAITDVVVFSAAIGVVLRGQANIVTGVHCYNKATGFGGIGILVKLPGNSLTRIDNCYMDYTGIVMEDPVQVHVTNGLFLGDANIVLKSVKGQVLGLNIVNNMFNGDPKRKVPIVSLDGEFSSIDQVLVDRNLVNGMGLRSTVGKLTVAGNGTKWVADFSSLLVFPKRISHFQFSFYAQDEPKFVALSATNVSDNVVVVESEKEAKGSVSFTVEQ from the exons ATGAGATTCTTAGCGGTGTGTTTTGTCTTCTTATTTCTGGTGCTACAAGTAGCAGACACCACATGTTTCGCTTTCAGCCGGGAGAAAAAGCTGTCAGAATTCAGGGCCAAACTTGATCGAAAGATTCAAGATTTAGCTGCAACTCCTTTGGCATCACCACCTGCTTCATCAGAAACAAAGAGG AGAGGGAGAGTGCTGTACGTGAGTGAGTACGGTGCGGATCCAAGTGGGAACGAAGAGAGTGGTGATGCCATTTTGAAAGCAGTGGAAGATGCTTTTGGGTTGCAGAAGGGTTCTGAGATGGTTGCAGGGGTGAATGATCTCGGAGGGGTTGTCATTGATTTGGAAGGTGGAAACTACAAAATCAGCAAACCCATTACGTTCCCTTCAGGTGGTGCCAATATTGTG GTAAGAGAAGGAACGTTGAGAGCATCTGATAAATTCCCCGGTGATCGACATCTAGTTGAGTTACGGTCATCAAAGTCTGAGGAACAAGGCGATGGTGGGATTTACTACGAAGACATAACTTTCGCGGACATTCTCTTTGATTCAAGCTACAGAGGAGGAGGATTATTCATCGTTGATTCTGCTAGAATCCGAATCAACAATTGCTTCTTCCTTCACTTCACCACAGAAGGAATTCTTGTCCAGAAAGGACACGAAACCTTCATCACAGATAGCTTTCTTGGACAACACTCAACCGTGGGAGGAGACAGAGACGAGAAGAACTTCTCAGGGGTGGCCATTGATCTTGCTAGCAACGATAATGCAATCACAGATGTTGTGGTTTTCTCAGCAGCCATTGGAGTTGTTCTAAGGGGTCAAGCAAATATTGTAACTGGGGTGCATTGTTATAACAAAGCAACAGGTTTTGGTGGCATAGGGATATTAGTGAAATTGCCTGGTAATTCTCTCACTAGAATTGACAACTGTTACATGGATTACACTGGAATAGTGATGGAAGATCCAGTTCAAGTTCATGTCACAAATGGGTTGTTTCTAGGAGATGCTAATATTGTATTGAAGTCTGTTAAAGGTCAAGTTTTGGGTCTGAATATAGTGAATAACATGTTCAATGGTGACCCCAAAAGGAAGGTTCCTATTGTAAGTCTAGATGGGGAATTCAGTAGCATTGATCAAGTGCTGGTTGATCGCAACCTTGTGAATGGCATGGGCTTGAGATCAACGGTTGGGAAGTTAACTGTCGCTGGAAATGGCACAAAGTGGGTGGCTGATTTTTCATCGCTTTTGGTGTTTCCTAAGAGAATCAGTCATTTTCAGTTTTCATTTTATGCTCAAGATGAGCCTAAATTTGTAGCACTTTCTGCGACCAATGTGTCGGATAACGTTGTTGTTGTGGAGAGTGAGAAAGAAGCAAAAGGGTCTGTTTCCTTCACAGTTGAACAATAA
- the LOC114177424 gene encoding polygalacturonase QRT3 isoform X2, which translates to MHCRKKKRGRVLYVSEYGADPSGNEESGDAILKAVEDAFGLQKGSEMVAGVNDLGGVVIDLEGGNYKISKPITFPSGGANIVVREGTLRASDKFPGDRHLVELRSSKSEEQGDGGIYYEDITFADILFDSSYRGGGLFIVDSARIRINNCFFLHFTTEGILVQKGHETFITDSFLGQHSTVGGDRDEKNFSGVAIDLASNDNAITDVVVFSAAIGVVLRGQANIVTGVHCYNKATGFGGIGILVKLPGNSLTRIDNCYMDYTGIVMEDPVQVHVTNGLFLGDANIVLKSVKGQVLGLNIVNNMFNGDPKRKVPIVSLDGEFSSIDQVLVDRNLVNGMGLRSTVGKLTVAGNGTKWVADFSSLLVFPKRISHFQFSFYAQDEPKFVALSATNVSDNVVVVESEKEAKGSVSFTVEQ; encoded by the exons ATGcattgcagaaaaaaaaaa AGAGGGAGAGTGCTGTACGTGAGTGAGTACGGTGCGGATCCAAGTGGGAACGAAGAGAGTGGTGATGCCATTTTGAAAGCAGTGGAAGATGCTTTTGGGTTGCAGAAGGGTTCTGAGATGGTTGCAGGGGTGAATGATCTCGGAGGGGTTGTCATTGATTTGGAAGGTGGAAACTACAAAATCAGCAAACCCATTACGTTCCCTTCAGGTGGTGCCAATATTGTG GTAAGAGAAGGAACGTTGAGAGCATCTGATAAATTCCCCGGTGATCGACATCTAGTTGAGTTACGGTCATCAAAGTCTGAGGAACAAGGCGATGGTGGGATTTACTACGAAGACATAACTTTCGCGGACATTCTCTTTGATTCAAGCTACAGAGGAGGAGGATTATTCATCGTTGATTCTGCTAGAATCCGAATCAACAATTGCTTCTTCCTTCACTTCACCACAGAAGGAATTCTTGTCCAGAAAGGACACGAAACCTTCATCACAGATAGCTTTCTTGGACAACACTCAACCGTGGGAGGAGACAGAGACGAGAAGAACTTCTCAGGGGTGGCCATTGATCTTGCTAGCAACGATAATGCAATCACAGATGTTGTGGTTTTCTCAGCAGCCATTGGAGTTGTTCTAAGGGGTCAAGCAAATATTGTAACTGGGGTGCATTGTTATAACAAAGCAACAGGTTTTGGTGGCATAGGGATATTAGTGAAATTGCCTGGTAATTCTCTCACTAGAATTGACAACTGTTACATGGATTACACTGGAATAGTGATGGAAGATCCAGTTCAAGTTCATGTCACAAATGGGTTGTTTCTAGGAGATGCTAATATTGTATTGAAGTCTGTTAAAGGTCAAGTTTTGGGTCTGAATATAGTGAATAACATGTTCAATGGTGACCCCAAAAGGAAGGTTCCTATTGTAAGTCTAGATGGGGAATTCAGTAGCATTGATCAAGTGCTGGTTGATCGCAACCTTGTGAATGGCATGGGCTTGAGATCAACGGTTGGGAAGTTAACTGTCGCTGGAAATGGCACAAAGTGGGTGGCTGATTTTTCATCGCTTTTGGTGTTTCCTAAGAGAATCAGTCATTTTCAGTTTTCATTTTATGCTCAAGATGAGCCTAAATTTGTAGCACTTTCTGCGACCAATGTGTCGGATAACGTTGTTGTTGTGGAGAGTGAGAAAGAAGCAAAAGGGTCTGTTTCCTTCACAGTTGAACAATAA
- the LOC114178708 gene encoding lysM domain-containing GPI-anchored protein 2, translating to MGFVWMARVVAVLAIAAVASVEAQPEAKFVCNSANNSRCGALIGYSHTNGTTLGHIQTLFNVKKLVDILGANNLPSNTTKSHVVEANEVVKVPFPCRCSNRTGLSDGVPLYKIKKGDTLYDIATTTFGGLVKYPQITAANKLPDENNITTGDTLYIPLPCSCDVVDGSRVVHFAHLVVPQSTVEGIAEQFGTTEQILLNLNGISDPKTLQAGQILDVPLRACSSSVKNDSLDYPLLVANSSYAYTANECVKCSCDPSNNYILQCEQSHLKPTNWSICPSAQCSSNVFIGNTTSSTDSCNRTVCAYTGFTFNNISAELVTQNTCAVPPGPSGGSSGSGSGSGAPRSTLQGLLWSNLFVVVHFVLLLVYVL from the exons ATGGGGTTTGTTTGGATGGCGAGGGTTGTAGCGGTGCTTGCAATCGCGGCGGTGGCGAGCGTAGAGGCCCAACCGGAGGCGAAATTCGTGTGCAACAGCGCGAACAACTCCAGGTGTGGGGCCCTCATAGGGTACTCTCACACGAACGGCACCACCCTTGGCCACATCCAAACCCTGTTCAACGTGAAGAAACTTGTGGATATCCTAGGCGCCAACAACCTCCCGAGCAACACCACAAAGAGCCACGTGGTGGAGGCCAACGAGGTTGTGAAGGTGCCGTTCCCGTGCAGGTGCAGCAACAGGACGGGACTCTCGGACGGGGTTCCgctttataagataaaaaaggGGGACACGCTGTACGACATAGCGACGACGACGTTTGGGGGTTTGGTGAAGTATCCGCAGATCACGGCGGCGAATAAGTTACCGGACGAGAATAACATCACCACCGGGGACACGCTTTATATTCCGCTGCCGTGTAGCTGCGATGTGGTGGATGGGAGCAGAGTGGTGCACTTTGCGCACCTGGTAGTGCCACAGAGCACGGTGGAGGGAATTGCTGAGCAATTTGGCACCACTGAGCAGATCCTCCTCAATCTCAATGGCATTTCCGACCCCAAAACGCTTCAGGCCGGTCAGATTCTTGATGTTCCTCTTCGAG CTTGTTCGTCGAGTGTGAAAAATGATTCCTTGGACTATCCATTGCTTGTTGCAAATTCTTCTTACGCCTATACTGCAAACGAATGCGTGAAATGCAGTTGTGACCCCAGCAACAACTACAT ATTACAATGCGAACAATCCCACCTCAAACCTACCAACTGGTCCATTTGCCCTTCTGCGCAATGCTCAAGCAACGTCTTCATTGGCAACACCACTTCCTCTACAGATTCCTGCAACCGCACAGTCTGTGCCTATACTGGTTTTACATTCAACAATATCTCAGCAGAACTTGTAACGCAGAACACTTGTGCAG TGCCACCGGGTCCTTCAGGAGGATCTAGTGGTTCTGGTTCTGGTTCAGGAGCGCCCAGGAGCACTTTGCAAGGCTTGCTTTGGAGTAATCTTTTCGTTGTTGTTCACTTTGTTCTCCTTCTTGTCTATGTTTTGTAG